One window of the Ammospiza caudacuta isolate bAmmCau1 chromosome 9, bAmmCau1.pri, whole genome shotgun sequence genome contains the following:
- the PLA2G12B gene encoding group XIIB secretory phospholipase A2-like protein isoform X2 has protein sequence MRLLLGAALLCLGLRPGHGSEEAAPDSPGHQDPQAAASYSDWGIDTIRDGFEAVNSYFDSFLELLGGKNGVCQYRCRYGKAPMARPHYKPQEPNGCSSHFLGLKVPESLDLGIPAMTKCCNQLDVCYDTCGANKYRCDAKFRWCLHSICSDLKRSLGFVSKVQACESMADTVFNAVWTLGCRPFMNSQRSACICSEEERDEL, from the exons atgcggctgctgctgggggcagcGCTCCTGTGCCTCGGCCTGCGCCCGGGCCACGGCTCCGAGGAGGCAGCGCCCGACAGCCCCGGGCACCAGGACCCGCAGGCGGCGGCATCCTATTCCGACTGGGGCATCGACACCATCCGCGATGGCTTCGAAGCGGTCAACAGCTACTTCGACTCCTTCCTGGAACTGCTCGGGGGGAAAAACGGAGTCTGTCAGTACCGCTGCCGATATG ggaaGGCTCCCATGGCACGGCCTCACTACAAACCCCAGGAACCCAACGGCTGTAGCTCCCATTTTCTGGGGCTCAAGGTACCTGAAAGT ctAGACTTGGGCATCCCTGCCATGACCAAGTGCTGTAACCAGCTGGATGTTTGCTATGACACCTGTGGGGCCAACAAGTACCGCTGCGACGCCAAGTTCCGCTGGTGCCTGCACTCCATCTGCTCCGACCTCAAACGCAGCCTGGGCTTCGTCTCCAAGGTGCAAG CCTGTGAATCCATGGCAGACACGGTGTTCAATGCAGTCTGGACCCTGGGCTGCCGGCCCTTCATGAACAGCCAGAGGAGCGCCTGCATTTGCAGCGAGGAGGAGCGCGATGAGCTGTGA
- the PLA2G12B gene encoding group XIIB secretory phospholipase A2-like protein isoform X1, with the protein MRLLLGAALLCLGLRPGHGSEEAAPDSPGHQDPQAAASYSDWGIDTIRDGFEAVNSYFDSFLELLGGKNGVCQYRCRYGKAPMARPHYKPQEPNGCSSHFLGLKLDLGIPAMTKCCNQLDVCYDTCGANKYRCDAKFRWCLHSICSDLKRSLGFVSKVQACESMADTVFNAVWTLGCRPFMNSQRSACICSEEERDEL; encoded by the exons atgcggctgctgctgggggcagcGCTCCTGTGCCTCGGCCTGCGCCCGGGCCACGGCTCCGAGGAGGCAGCGCCCGACAGCCCCGGGCACCAGGACCCGCAGGCGGCGGCATCCTATTCCGACTGGGGCATCGACACCATCCGCGATGGCTTCGAAGCGGTCAACAGCTACTTCGACTCCTTCCTGGAACTGCTCGGGGGGAAAAACGGAGTCTGTCAGTACCGCTGCCGATATG ggaaGGCTCCCATGGCACGGCCTCACTACAAACCCCAGGAACCCAACGGCTGTAGCTCCCATTTTCTGGGGCTCAAG ctAGACTTGGGCATCCCTGCCATGACCAAGTGCTGTAACCAGCTGGATGTTTGCTATGACACCTGTGGGGCCAACAAGTACCGCTGCGACGCCAAGTTCCGCTGGTGCCTGCACTCCATCTGCTCCGACCTCAAACGCAGCCTGGGCTTCGTCTCCAAGGTGCAAG CCTGTGAATCCATGGCAGACACGGTGTTCAATGCAGTCTGGACCCTGGGCTGCCGGCCCTTCATGAACAGCCAGAGGAGCGCCTGCATTTGCAGCGAGGAGGAGCGCGATGAGCTGTGA